Proteins encoded together in one Candidatus Hydrogenedentota bacterium window:
- a CDS encoding FAD-binding protein yields MAKLWKNWSGRVSCSPAQIAYPRDEAELAQLVRTAAARGQVVRPVGSGHSFSDLVTTTGVVVSLDKLAGLIEVDKVHNTATAWAGTKLWQFCDLLAPFNLAMENMGDIDKQSLGGALATGTHGTGLGLGGLSTQISALSLMTASGEVIECSEEHERDIFKAAQVSVGALGIVTQFTLRVVPTYRLAYTRAPGNFIDCISRAQKHAEENRHFEFWYFPYTDTVMMKFHIQTEARIEVGPVRKWIDEVLVENYVFGVLAGMCRRKPSRCAALSKFTARRLTSASEVNTSHHALVTRRILRFSEMEYAIPIERGPTAMRELKEWIVKENAPVFFPIEYRYVKADDIWLSPFYQRDSVTISVHYDARADHEAYFRGAEKIFRRHGGRPHWGKIHYLSAAELRELYPEWDSFRRVRKALDPRGVFLNPHLAHVLGG; encoded by the coding sequence ATGGCCAAATTGTGGAAAAACTGGTCCGGCCGTGTGTCGTGCTCGCCCGCGCAAATTGCCTACCCGCGCGACGAAGCGGAACTTGCCCAACTGGTCCGGACCGCGGCGGCCAGGGGGCAGGTCGTGCGGCCAGTGGGCTCAGGTCATTCGTTTTCCGATCTGGTGACGACCACGGGGGTAGTCGTCTCGCTCGACAAGTTGGCCGGCCTGATCGAGGTCGATAAGGTGCACAACACGGCGACCGCCTGGGCGGGAACGAAACTGTGGCAGTTCTGCGACCTGCTCGCGCCGTTCAACCTCGCCATGGAGAACATGGGCGACATCGACAAGCAGTCGCTCGGCGGCGCGCTCGCCACCGGTACGCACGGAACGGGGCTTGGGCTGGGCGGCCTGTCCACTCAGATATCCGCGCTTTCGCTGATGACCGCGTCCGGCGAGGTCATCGAGTGCTCCGAAGAGCACGAGCGCGACATATTCAAGGCCGCGCAGGTGTCGGTCGGCGCGTTGGGTATCGTCACGCAGTTTACGCTTCGCGTCGTGCCCACGTACCGTCTCGCGTACACGCGCGCGCCCGGAAACTTCATCGACTGCATTTCGCGCGCGCAGAAACACGCGGAAGAAAACCGGCACTTCGAGTTCTGGTATTTCCCATACACGGATACCGTGATGATGAAATTCCACATCCAAACCGAGGCACGGATTGAGGTGGGGCCCGTGCGGAAATGGATCGACGAAGTGCTCGTCGAAAACTACGTTTTCGGCGTGCTCGCGGGCATGTGCCGCCGCAAGCCGTCGCGCTGTGCGGCGTTGAGCAAATTCACCGCCCGGCGCCTCACCAGCGCCTCGGAAGTGAATACGAGCCATCACGCGCTCGTGACGCGGCGCATCCTGCGGTTTTCTGAAATGGAGTACGCCATTCCGATCGAGCGCGGTCCCACTGCCATGCGCGAACTGAAGGAATGGATTGTCAAGGAGAACGCCCCGGTGTTCTTTCCAATCGAGTACCGGTACGTGAAGGCGGATGACATCTGGCTGAGTCCATTCTACCAACGCGACAGCGTCACCATTTCCGTCCATTACGACGCGCGCGCCGATCACGAAGCCTATTTTCGCGGCGCGGAAAAAATCTTCCGGCGGCACGGCGGACGCCCGCACTGGGGGAAAATTCACTATCTTTCCGCGGCCGAACTGCGCGAACTGTATCCGGAATGGGACAGTTTTCGGCGCGTGCGGAAAGCGCTTGACCCCAGAGGCGTTTTTCTCAATCCGCACCTCGCGCACGTGCTTGGCGGATAG
- a CDS encoding NifU family protein → MPAWFSKVFKGGAASARPREAHPLLDEVLGGIDTSDDPEPSSAGRAEKKRRIVNAPIVEFVGETAASSADIRIKARIDNSSGGCVLLIDRPILEGHSAWFPTAKSAEHSPLAQAIFAIDGVVSVLLHGYTITVTRHPARHGDWTDMAREIGNVVRGHLIDEKPIVSDEFLAGLPSADTIQQELQKVIDTEINPSIAAHSGAIALDRVEGNTVYIQMMGGCQGCAASDVTLRQGIYEAFRSAVPQIGAILDNTDHSAGKNPFYTRMPVGMS, encoded by the coding sequence ATGCCCGCATGGTTTTCAAAGGTGTTCAAAGGCGGCGCCGCGTCGGCAAGGCCCCGCGAAGCGCATCCGCTGCTCGATGAGGTCCTGGGTGGCATCGACACGTCGGACGACCCGGAGCCGTCGAGTGCCGGCCGTGCGGAGAAGAAGCGCCGCATCGTGAACGCGCCGATCGTCGAATTTGTCGGCGAAACCGCCGCGTCGAGCGCGGACATCCGCATCAAAGCGCGCATCGACAACTCGAGCGGCGGGTGTGTGCTCCTGATCGACCGGCCCATCCTCGAAGGCCATTCCGCGTGGTTCCCGACTGCGAAATCGGCGGAACACTCGCCGCTGGCGCAGGCAATCTTCGCAATCGACGGGGTCGTGTCGGTCCTGCTCCACGGCTACACAATAACCGTTACCCGTCACCCCGCCCGACACGGCGACTGGACGGATATGGCCCGCGAGATTGGCAACGTCGTGCGCGGACACTTGATCGACGAAAAACCCATCGTGTCGGATGAGTTCCTTGCGGGCCTGCCGAGCGCAGATACCATCCAGCAAGAACTGCAGAAGGTAATCGACACCGAAATTAACCCGAGCATCGCGGCGCACTCCGGCGCAATCGCGCTCGACCGCGTAGAAGGCAACACCGTCTATATTCAAATGATGGGCGGCTGCCAGGGCTGCGCCGCGTCGGACGTCACGCTGCGACAGGGCATCTACGAAGCATTCCGCAGCGCGGTCCCGCAAATCGGCGCAATTCTCGACAACACCGATCACAGCGCCGGCAAGAACCCGTTCTATACGCGGATGCCGGTGGGGATGAGCTAG